CGCAAACGAGCGCCCAGTCCCGCCAGCGGACCCAGTATTTGGGCCACGCCGGTATCTAAAGCTTCGGCAATGCGATTCAGGGTTGCCGGGGCCGGGCTCACCCGACCACGCTCGATTTCACTCAGATACGAGGCTCCGATCCCTACTTTATTGGCCACTTGGGCCAGGGTCAAATCCTGTTCCGTTCTAAGGAGCCGGATTCTCTCGCCAGGGGTAATCCGCCCCTGGGGACCGGAAGCAAACAAAGCTGCCGGTTCCAGGTTCAAGGCTGCGGCCAGTCGCTGCACTACCTGCAGCGAAGGTGATTTACGGCCGTTCTCCACTTCGCTCAGGTACGACACCGACAGGCTAGCCCGTTCGGCCAGATTGGTCAACGATAGACCCCGCTCTTCCCGCGCTTGGCGGACTTTCTGGCCGCATACTACCCCTGGGGGTCTTTTGTTTTCAGACGCGCTCATCTAATCCCCCCTTCGACTATATTATAACACTGTTTCGCTCTTAACAAAAGAAAGTACAGGCAGCTCTTATGCCGCCTGTACTTTCTTTGCCTAGATATATCCGCTTTCTTTTAGGATCTGGGCCGCTTTCTCTTGGTCCTCGACGGCCACCAGTACAACCGGGCCCTCACAACCCATGCCGGTCTCGGCATAAATACCGTTGCGCCAGAGCTCCCGGGCAGCGTCTTCGATTTCCAGCACATCTACGCCGCCGATTTCAGCCCCAGTGGGCTTCTTAGGCGGTGCTTGAACCACTTCGGCCACATCTTTTTCCCGTTCCGGCGAAACCAGCAAGTCTTCAATGCCGGCTCTCCGAGCAGCTGCCCACTCTTGCTCCAGCAGCTGAGGCAGGTTGGCGGCCGCACAGGCAGCGGCAAATTCGATCGCCCCGGCAATTACCGGCGCCCCTGACGCGCGGGAAATAATGTTTACAATGTAATTCCAGCCCGGCCCGACACCGGGGCCATAACCGTAGCCCACAGCCTCGTAACTACCGCCGGTGTGGTACGAGCTGAAAATCTTCATGAGTAAATTGCCGGTGAGGGTATCGCAAACCATCACATGGGGACTGCCGGTGAGTAAATCATTACCGCGCATGATGGCACCTTTATCGGCTCGGACTGTTTGGCCAAAGGTAAGGGCATAACCGCGGTCGGCCAGCTCTTTCAGCTGCCGCTCCACCTGGCGAGCCCCGTCCACATTTAGGATCCCGACGGTGGGTTCATTGATCCCCAAGCTCTTGGCTACGGCAATCCCATAGACTGTATTCTTGATCAGGGCCGGTACCCGTTCGG
The nucleotide sequence above comes from Bacillota bacterium. Encoded proteins:
- a CDS encoding glycine reductase, coding for MGSKQLIAKVFTELADALETGRMAGPRIRVGVTTLGSEHGVEEVVRGAELAAKADSSIEVVLVGPKVDSKLPQEVCDCEATAHQRMEELMKAGELAATVTMHYPFPVGVATVGRIITPALGKPLLVATTTGTSATERVPALIKNTVYGIAVAKSLGINEPTVGILNVDGARQVERQLKELADRGYALTFGQTVRADKGAIMRGNDLLTGSPHVMVCDTLTGNLLMKIFSSYHTGGSYEAVGYGYGPGVGPGWNYIVNIISRASGAPVIAGAIEFAAACAAANLPQLLEQEWAAARRAGIEDLLVSPEREKDVAEVVQAPPKKPTGAEIGGVDVLEIEDAARELWRNGIYAETGMGCEGPVVLVAVEDQEKAAQILKESGYI
- a CDS encoding helix-turn-helix transcriptional regulator, whose amino-acid sequence is MSASENKRPPGVVCGQKVRQAREERGLSLTNLAERASLSVSYLSEVENGRKSPSLQVVQRLAAALNLEPAALFASGPQGRITPGERIRLLRTEQDLTLAQVANKVGIGASYLSEIERGRVSPAPATLNRIAEALDTGVAQILGPLAGLGARLR